From Piscinibacter gummiphilus:
GCGCTCGGGGTCCAGGCCGAAGTGGTTGGCGGCCATCGCATTGCACCAGGTGATCTGGTCGGCTTCGTCGAGCAGCAGCACGCCGTTGGGTGACGCTTCCATCGCCAGGATGAACTGCGCGAGGCGCGTCTGTTCGGTCTGCATGCTCTTCTCGCGCAGCCGGATCGAGCGTTCGACGCGGTAGCCGATCTCGCCCCAGAAGCCGGTGTCGCGCGGCGCCTGGCCTTCCTGGCTGCCGCTGAGCCAGCGCGAGAGCCGGTAGCCGCGCAGCGTGTCGGCCAGCACCACCACACAGGCGCCCACGGCGCCGCCGATGACGGCGCCCACCACCGGCGCACCCGCGGCGTGGCCGGCGAGGTAACCGACGAAGCCCCCCAGCGCCACGGCGATCACCGTGACCAGGAGCCTCGTCAACAGCCAGTCCACGGGCGATCAGGCAGACAGCGTCTGCACCTGCTGCGTCAGCCGGTAGCCGGCTCCGCGCACGGTTTCGATCATGTGCGCACATTGCACCGGCGTGAGGGCTTCGCGCAGGCGCTTCACGTGCACATCGACCGTGCGCTCCTCGATGAACACATGGTCGCCCCACACGCGGTCGAGCAGCTGCGAGCGGCTGTGCACACGCTCGGGGTGGGTCATGAAGAAATGCAGAAGGCGGAATTCCGTCGGCCCGAGTCGCACCTCCTGCCCCTCGCGCGACACGCGGCGCGTGGCCGGATCGAGCTTCAGTAAACCGATCTCCACCGCCGAGTCGAGCGCCTCGGGCGCCTTGCGTCGCAGCACGGCACGAATGCGCGCCATCAGCTCATGCGTCGAGAAAGGTTTGGTGAGGTAGTCGTCGGCCCCGGCATCGAGACCCGAGATCTTGTCGGCCTCTTCGGCGCGCGCCGTGAGCATGATGATCGGCAGGTCGCGCGTGCGCGGCTGCGAGCGCCAGCGCTTGGCCAGCTGAAGGCCAGACTGGCCGGGCAGCATCCAGTCGAGGACGACCAGATCCGGCAAC
This genomic window contains:
- the phoB gene encoding phosphate regulon transcriptional regulator PhoB → MSQVLVVEDESAIAELMSINLRHAGYEVVIAATADEAQQQVDRVLPDLVVLDWMLPGQSGLQLAKRWRSQPRTRDLPIIMLTARAEEADKISGLDAGADDYLTKPFSTHELMARIRAVLRRKAPEALDSAVEIGLLKLDPATRRVSREGQEVRLGPTEFRLLHFFMTHPERVHSRSQLLDRVWGDHVFIEERTVDVHVKRLREALTPVQCAHMIETVRGAGYRLTQQVQTLSA